Proteins encoded within one genomic window of Manduca sexta isolate Smith_Timp_Sample1 chromosome 18, JHU_Msex_v1.0, whole genome shotgun sequence:
- the LOC115451620 gene encoding glutamyl-tRNA(Gln) amidotransferase subunit A, mitochondrial encodes MNKLTTYTIKEIHKAYREKLLTPSNFVDLCLQKAKQTSELNAFITITEDTAENQGVESEKRFYLDKKPKPLDGITVGIKDNFCTNNIRTTCASEMLKNFYPTYDATIYAKLKAAGACLVGKCNLDEFAMGSGTIDSIFGPTRNPWKYDNENWNITGGSSGGSAVAVTTGSCVAAIGSDTGGSTRNPAALCGIVGLKPTYGLVSRHGLIPLVNSMDVPGILTRNVEDAAIILNVISGPDDLDSTTLKQDMKPVELRDIDMSKVTIGIPKEYHCPGMSEEVIETWKYVTDLLETEKCSVKSVSLPHTSVSIAVYSILNQCEVASNMARYDGIEYGLRTGETYSTEELYASTRLKGFNNVVRSRILAGNYFLLTRNYDKYFIKALKLRRLISDDFKNVFNGVDKVDLLLTPITLMDAPSYNDFSVKNNRDQCAFQDYCTQPANMAGIPAVSIPIRLSKNGLPLSLQLMGPALSEDLMLNVAKKIESIVKFPTLDGVE; translated from the coding sequence atgaataaattaacaacatatacaataaaagaaatacataaaGCATATCGCGAGAAATTGTTAACTCCGTCAAACTTCGTCGATTTGTGTCTTCAAAAAGCGAAACAAACGAGTgaattaaatgcatttattactATCACCGAAGACACAGCGGAAAACCAAGGCGTTGAGAGTGAAAAGCGGTTTTATTTAGACAAGAAACCTAAGCCTTTAGACGGTATAACTGTAGGAATTAAAGATAATTTCTGTACTAACAACATACGGACCACTTGCGCATCTGAGATGCTGAAAAACTTCTATCCAACGTACGATGCGACGATTTATGCTAAACTAAAGGCTGCCGGCGCCTGTCTAGTTGGGAAATGTAATTTAGACGAGTTTGCAATGGGATCCGGGACTATTGATTCTATATTCGGCCCCACGAGAAACCCTTGGAAATATGATAATGAAAATTGGAATATTACTGGCGGCAGTTCCGGAGGCAGTGCCGTCGCGGTTACCACGGGGTCTTGTGTGGCTGCCATCGGTTCTGATACAGGGGGATCAACACGTAATCCTGCAGCATTATGTGGCATTGTCGGCCTCAAGCCAACTTATGGCCTAGTCTCAAGACATGGGCTGATACCTTTAGTAAACTCCATGGATGTGCCAGGAATACTCACAAGAAATGTTGAAGATGCAGCAATCATACTAAATGTAATATCAGGCCCAGATGATTTAGACTCAACAACTCTTAAACAAGACATGAAACCAGTAGAGTTGAGAGATATTGATATGTCTAAAGTAACTATTGGTATACCCAAAGAGTACCACTGTCCAGGAATGAGTGAGGAGGTAATTGAAACATGGAAGTATGTAACAGATTTGTTGGAGACAGAAAAATGTAGTGTCAAAAGTGTTTCCTTACCTCACACATCTGTTTCCATTGCTGTTTATTCAATTCTCAATCAGTGTGAGGTTGCCAGCAATATGGCAAGGTATGATGGTATAGAATATGGTCTACGAACTGGTGAAACTTACTCAACGGAAGAGTTGTATGCTTCCACAAGGCTAAAAGGATTCAATAATGTTGTCCGTTCCAGAATATTAGCCGGCAACTACTTTCTATTGACAAGAAATTATGATAAGTATTTCATCAAGGCATTAAAGTTGAGGAGGCTAATTTCTGAtgactttaaaaatgttttcaatggTGTTGATAAAGTGGACTTACTTCTTACTCCGATAACTTTAATGGACGCACCATCTTATAATGACTTCTCGGTGAAAAATAACAGGGATCAGTGTGCTTTTCAAGATTATTGCACACAGCCTGCAAATATGGCTGGTATACCTGCTGTATCCATTCCTATTAGGCTGTCCAAGAATGGTCTTCCACTATCGTTGCAGTTGATGGGCCCCGCATTGTCTGAAGACTTAATGTTGAATGTTGCGAAGAAAATTGAAAGTATTGTTAAATTTCCTACTTTAGATGGTGTTGAGTGA
- the LOC115451621 gene encoding cilia- and flagella-associated protein 206, translating into MACNENIIKNIANEVTRNCQSHNVTVDPEFVIYLIDLLLLNPKYGKLFSKTINRNNLQYFVEECVNMLVAGDTSINTLKMQFIIQTNYDKLQNLIDKHLDSINNCLRPLVNEIVEEDPEPSDEAAFKKLFRKISIYIILASGLGNPGVILTLKEGMAALESVFSLDDLKVFVALPRAEKLAQLNELMETVSGVRLFNRDCKKGGEGIPDLPFNLVDAGKACLTSLSNSLITVMQRVNTLTTAIEDTILIQEETGNVLIDVKPNVGMSIEDYKRIFELLAFNRQYEVFIRKLLSDVETMVQKGTRYVDKVKSALEELHSAVKYKAAVPVVTVFPLFSKLWQVWRSMQNVMYLVSTVNRLMSILAGIQDQIKIPYNVVDKMVSGKKIVSDQDRMSGRVTVEERLSLGALKNYVAYNDSFMSVDEKHVQFLGFCALCLTVGALVPSNMKVGLIRSNGSRYGFCSVKMAARFSKDPNRYVNEVLDYARNNPHVINLLNIVEEVYRVKDIDNLVTKYVPKTKVSDKDIQTETHPIAEHIEKDYTWDLWEWKRRACKWASIVNSRTHSTQTDYSHLRSEIHCQTYELRDKCLQTKRDAGINTTTYNSFLRGLRGQRGDGQHTMDLRVQHSPETKKGNPVSVCTWPCVGRKVSDVSTSEQSEEDFYKS; encoded by the exons ATGGCCtgtaacgaaaatataattaagaacaTAGCTAATGAAGTGACTAGAAACTGCCAGTCGCACAATGTTACTGTGGACCCTGAGTTCGTGATATATTTGATAGACTTGCTGCTCCTCAACCCGAAGTATGGCAAGCTTTTTTCCAAGACTATAAACAGGAACAACCTGCAGTACTTTGTTGAGGAGTGTGTTAATATGCTGGTTG CTGGAGACACCTCAATAAACACGTTGAAGATGCAGTTCATCATACAAACGAACTACGACAAGTTGCAGAACTTGATCGACAAGCACCTAGATTCCATCAACAACTGTCTACGGCCGCTGGTGAACGAGATCGTCGAGGAAGACCCCGAGCCCAGCGACGAGGCTGCCTTCAAGAAGTTGTTTAGAAAGAtttctatttacattatattggcAAGTGGATTGGGGAACCCAGGGGTTATTTTG ACATTGAAAGAAGGCATGGCTGCACTGGAAAGTGTGTTCTCTCTGGACGATCTGAAGGTATTCGTTGCTTTGCCGCGGGCTGAGAAATTGGCGCAGCTGAATGAGCTGATGGAGACCGTGTCTGGCGTGCGGCTGTTCAACAGGGACTGCAAGAAAGGTGGAGAAGGGATACCTGATT TGCCATTCAACCTAGTAGATGCGGGGAAGGCGTGCCTAACGTCACTGTCTAACTCTCTCATCACCGTGATGCAACGAGTGAACACGCTTACCACGGCTATAGAAGATACCATTCTCATACAAGAGGAGACGGGCAACGTGTTGATCGATGTCAAGCCGAACGTTGGGATGAGCAT AGAGGACTACAAGCGCATATTCGAGCTGCTAGCGTTCAACCGTCAATACGAAGTGTTCATACGGAAGCTGCTATCTGACGTGGAAACCATGGTGCAAAAAGGCACCCGCTACGTGGACAAAGTGAAGAGTGCGCTCGAAGAACTCCATTCCGCAGTCAAATACAAGGCCGCTGTGCCTGTTGTTACTGTGTTT CCCCTGTTCTCGAAGCTGTGGCAAGTGTGGCGCTCGATGCAGAACGTGATGTATCTAGTGTCTACCGTTAACCGACTCATGTCGATCCTGGCGGGTATACAGGACCAAATCAAGATACCCTACAACGTGGTCGACAAGATGGTCAGCGGGAAGAAGATTGTTTCTGATCAG GACCGTATGAGCGGGCGAGTCACCGTTGAAGAGAGATTGTCGCTGGGCGCTCTGAAGAACTACGTAGCTTACAACGACAGCTTCATGAGCGTCGACGAGAAACATGTTCAA TTTCTAGGTTTCTGCGCTCTGTGTCTGACTGTAGGCGCTCTCGTCCCCAGCAATATGAAGGTGGGTCTGATCAGGTCGAACGGAAGCCGCTACGGATTCTGCAGCGTGAAGATGGCTGCGAGATTCAGTAAGGATCCTAACAG GTATGTGAACGAAGTCCTAGACTACGCCAGAAACAATCCTCACGTAATAAATCTGCTGAACATCGTCGAGGAAGTGTACCGGGTGAAGGACATTGACAATTTGGTCACCAAATACGTTCCCAAAA CCAAAGTATCTGATAAAGACATACAAACAGAAACACATCCAATAGCGGAGCACATCGAAAAGGATTACACCTGGGACTTGTGGGAGTGGAAAAGACGAGCTTGCAAATGG GCATCCATCGTAAATAGTCGTACGCACTCAACACAAACGGACTACAGTCATCTACGTTCCGAGATCCACTGCCAGACGTATGAGCTGCGAGACAAGTGCCTACAAACGAAGCGGGATGCCGGCATAAACACTACAACTTACAACAGCTTCCTACGGGGGTTGCGCGGGCAGAGGGGGGATGGACAGCACACGATGGATCTAAGGGTTCAACACTCGCCTGAGACGAAGAAAG GTAATCCCGTATCCGTCTGTACGTGGCCATGCGTCGGTCGGAAAGTGTCGGATGTTTCCACTTCCGAACAAAGTGAAGAAGACTTCTACAAATCATGA